DNA sequence from the Plasmodium knowlesi strain H genome assembly, contig: PKNH_00_31, whole genome shotgun sequence genome:
AGGGGGGCCTTTGTCTCCCCAAGGGAGGGGGCGCTCCTTTTCTGCGTCTTTACCACTTTTTCCCGTCGCTTCCTTACTTCCTTGCACCCCCATCAGCTTTTCcgccttcccccctttcctccttttggtAGGACCATCCTTCTCCAAATAGACGATCTCGAAGAAGTCTTCGCTCAGGAAGTACCACCAGTAGCACTTGTCCAGGGACTCAGACCCATAATAACGCAAATTCTTCTCGTCGTTTAAATtgttaaataaaatgaaatcaCCATATAtgatatcattttttctaccttttGTGAAGGACGCAAGAAGGTAGGCCAAAAGGAGTAGTCCCAttttaacactttttttttttttttttttttttttttttcttttattgcCTTCGTCCAATTTATTATCGAGTTCACTTTCTAAAAGGACTTAACAGCGAGGTTATCATCCTCTGCGGTTCTTGTGAAAAGTAGATCCAACAGGTGTCCGATTCGACCATTTTTACGCAGAATGGAGAGTGTGTGTTCGTGTTTGTGGAGGGACGGGGGAGAGGTAAGATTCTTCGGGCACGAACATGTGGAAAACACACCTAGGCGCAACCAAGAGCAGTTGCCTATCTCAccccaaaaaggaaaaaaaaaaaaaaaaacgaacaaacaCATAAACATGAACATTTACATGCAGTGTGACCGTTTTCCTAACCTACATTTGTGAATACTTCACCGCATCCCGCCTTCACAGCTATCTAACCTGAAACTGCTTTCCTTTCGTAGTAAGCCCACGCATTTGCTCAAACGTACCGCCTGGGAGAGACCCTTTCACTTTGATGTATTTTGGGCTACCCCCCATTGGTACGGTACACTCACATGAAggtgcgtttttttctttttggcgTATTTTTACAAACAAGGGTGGAAATTTTATAGTTTAAAATAAAAGCGCGCAGTGGCGCTGGGTGATGAAAtagaaaaacaaatgtaaAAGTGTGAAGTGCAAGTTTGTAATTCACGTATGGTGTTATATGGGAATAAGCAGGGAGCCACTGAAGCGGAGGATAAAATCCCAAAGGGCGGGGGCCTATAATAGCTGGGGTGATCACGAAGCGGCACGGTTTTAGGCATATACGGGTGCTCgggaaaatgggaagaggTCACAGGGGAAGTCATACAAGGGGTGGATCATCCACAGTTGGACCATCCCGGAGTGAACCACCCCGGTTACACCGCTAACTGCGCTACATCGCTAACTGCGCTACACCGCTAAGTGCATTACACCTTGCGGAATTGGGCCTTGCTAGAGAAGTATTTGTTCTCGACAGGGTCCGGCCTCGGGTTGATGACAGAAGGATTGAACAGCTCAATGCCCTGCAGGGGAGTGAAGATCAGGGAGGACGACAATCCACCAGTTACTCCACTGGATTGCACGGAGAGATTCTTTCTCTTAGCAACATTATTCACCTTTTGTTTAGACTGGTACTTTAATTTGGTGATATTTGAATTTAGCAGAGCTGCATTTTGGTCGGTGAATGTGTAAAAGTCTTCATTGGAGTTTGGTCCGAAGGGCAACCTATTAATCTGCTTCCTGAGTTCTGTGatttccgttttttcctttaacttcctcccccctcccctgttCGATTTATCCTGTCTGCTCGATTAGTTCTGAGGCCCCTTCTTTATGCCCATTCCCATCTGGGGATGAAGGAAAGTTTCTTCGTGGGCACCCCAAAACGTGTAGCACTTGGCATGAGCACCTTCCCTTGGAATGACCGAACGGTGCTGTTGCAGGGAGGGCAGGCAAGGTGGAGTACAACAGGGGGGCGATAGACAAATGAGtgctagaaaaaaaaaaaaaaaaaaaaaaaaaaaaaaaaaaagaaatgatacCATAAAGTGGCCAACCTATAGAGCGAAGGGATAGTGAAACAAATGAGCGCTCATCCTTTCGCGCACCGACGTGAAGGGTCCTTGTTCGTTACTCCAACGAATGTGCACAGCCTGGcattatatgcatatggaaaattaaaaagaagtttCGCACTTCATCGTATACATGTACTAATTGTACGGATTGAAAAGCGCTTCACATGGGTATGATGCCAAGTGTCAAAAACGGAGCAATACAATATGATTCGTCCCCACTTTTGCAGCGTTCGAATTAAGGGTTCTTAGCTGTTTTGCAGGACTTTACCTCTGTGCGTTCCTTTTTGAAGCGGAAGACAATTTAGGGGGTGCCTCTATACTTATCCATACGAACGTATGCGCAGATATATGGTCGCACTTGCAAAGATACATACACGTATAGGAACATAGGAATATATGTGCACgtgtcctcccccccctctcgTGCATCTCAGCGAGAGAGTGTGCTCTTCGTTAAGGAATGCAGATGTCAGAGGCATCATACACTCCTCATGTTTATATAAAGATGCTTTTTACACTCTTAGTGCAATTTCATACGCACGGCTAGGTCGGTACAGTCGGggagtggagaaaaaaaaaaaaaaaaaattccttctgGGAGGATTTCTATGCATATGTTATGTTATCACCTAACCGGAATGAAGGACAAAATTTTCGTATCAAATGTGTAAGGTGTGACAGGTGTAGAGGTGGCGGTCGAGGTAGAGACTGCTCCTTTTTGCTTATTCTCCAAGTGAACACGAATTAGGTTAACAGGCAAATATTTTCGTGGTAGGAAAGTTAACCATGCAAATGATTATGCTCAC
Encoded proteins:
- a CDS encoding U4/U6 small nuclear ribonucleoprotein PRP31, putative, coding for DKSNRGGGRKLKEKTEITELRKQINRLPFGPNSNEDFYTFTDQNAALLNSNITKLKYQSKQKVNNVAKRKNLSVQSSGVTGGLSSSLIFTPLQGIELFNPSVINPRPDPVENKYFSSKAQFRKV